The following coding sequences are from one Paenibacillus stellifer window:
- a CDS encoding DUF421 domain-containing protein, translating into MDYGLITLKLATGFIGLWILTRLLGKKEISQLTPFDFVSSLMLSEIVGNTVYQKDVKYLHLLYGLLLWGFLSYLFEKITQHAKRFRSPLEGASSILICDGKIDMKEMKRNRIDFGQLRMMLRQKDIFAVEEVAYAIFEKNGSLSVLKKPEFEVPAKGELGMEREEAGFVYSLVEEGDILEDNLRKIGRDRVWLESGLRDGGYRDVKALNYVEWSRKDGFFVLESWESGGRQKLGSDATGD; encoded by the coding sequence ATGGACTATGGTTTAATTACGCTTAAACTGGCGACCGGTTTCATCGGACTGTGGATCTTGACGCGGCTGCTCGGTAAGAAGGAAATATCCCAGCTGACGCCTTTTGACTTCGTATCATCCCTGATGCTGAGCGAGATTGTGGGCAATACCGTGTACCAGAAGGATGTGAAATATCTTCATCTGCTCTACGGGCTGCTGCTCTGGGGCTTTTTGTCCTATTTATTTGAAAAAATCACCCAGCATGCCAAACGGTTCCGCTCTCCTCTTGAAGGCGCCAGCTCGATTCTGATCTGTGACGGCAAAATTGATATGAAGGAGATGAAACGCAACCGGATCGACTTCGGCCAGCTTCGGATGATGCTGCGGCAGAAGGATATTTTCGCAGTGGAAGAAGTCGCTTATGCTATATTTGAAAAGAACGGATCGCTCAGCGTGCTGAAGAAGCCGGAATTTGAGGTTCCCGCCAAGGGAGAGCTCGGCATGGAGCGGGAAGAGGCAGGCTTCGTCTATTCGCTTGTGGAAGAAGGCGATATTCTGGAGGACAACCTCCGGAAGATCGGCAGGGACCGGGTCTGGCTCGAAAGCGGCCTGCGGGATGGAGGCTACCGCGACGTGAAGGCGCTGAATTATGTGGAGTGGAGCAGGAAGGACGGCTTCTTTGTGCTCGAAAGCTGGGAGAGCGGGGGGCGGCAGAAGTTGGGAAGCGACGCGACGGGCGATTAA
- a CDS encoding polyprenyl synthetase family protein, giving the protein MTGWKRQKKLKSEGRMEHFAESVGREIREAVRDYFQVPSLQGPALACAEEKLRGGMPCGKLTVLHYHAFGGSDPAVYRAAAAVELMILGADIIDDLQDRDDQDSAWNRIRPEVALNIAVGMTILSQQLLLTGSFPLERVHLAVQFMNARTLAALNGQTTDLLNEIRDEEDYLAMIREKSAGFVVAACMIGTVLATGEVKEEVAEYAEELGMAEQIKNDANDLLNRQKGDLLSRKRTLSTLFLLQYLPENSRWIADYFDGMLEPEEMIGRMDEFERVLEETGAYLYTSVMIRTRSYRFVELVNKLDIDAYWKNRILALAE; this is encoded by the coding sequence ATGACAGGATGGAAACGACAGAAGAAGCTCAAAAGCGAGGGCAGAATGGAGCATTTTGCAGAATCCGTAGGCAGGGAAATCAGGGAAGCCGTACGGGATTATTTCCAAGTGCCGTCTTTGCAAGGTCCGGCGCTTGCCTGTGCGGAAGAGAAACTGAGAGGAGGGATGCCCTGCGGCAAGCTGACCGTGTTGCATTATCATGCTTTCGGTGGAAGCGACCCGGCTGTGTACCGGGCGGCGGCGGCGGTTGAACTGATGATTCTCGGTGCTGATATTATCGACGATCTGCAGGATCGGGACGATCAGGACTCGGCTTGGAATAGAATCCGTCCCGAAGTGGCGCTTAATATCGCCGTGGGGATGACGATTCTGTCCCAGCAGCTCCTGCTTACCGGCAGCTTCCCGCTCGAAAGGGTCCACCTGGCCGTTCAGTTCATGAACGCAAGAACCCTGGCGGCCCTGAATGGGCAAACGACCGATCTTCTGAACGAAATCCGGGACGAAGAGGATTATTTGGCCATGATACGGGAGAAGTCGGCCGGATTTGTCGTGGCGGCTTGCATGATCGGTACGGTGCTGGCAACGGGAGAGGTCAAGGAAGAGGTAGCCGAATATGCCGAGGAACTGGGCATGGCCGAGCAGATCAAGAATGATGCCAACGATTTGCTGAACCGGCAAAAAGGCGACCTGTTAAGCCGCAAGCGGACGCTGTCCACCCTGTTCTTGCTGCAGTATTTGCCGGAGAACAGCCGCTGGATCGCAGACTATTTTGACGGAATGCTGGAGCCGGAAGAAATGATTGGCCGCATGGATGAGTTTGAACGGGTATTGGAGGAGACAGGGGCTTATCTGTATACCTCGGTCATGATCCGAACCCGGAGCTACCGTTTTGTGGAACTGGTTAACAAGCTGGACATTGACGCTTACTGGAAAAACCGTATTCTCGCTCTGGCCGAATAG
- a CDS encoding chlorophyllase/cutinase-like alpha/beta fold protein — MNIELRLPPSPPKRRRHRRAAQWLAHRLRDTAHYDTPLWRGALLGPWLIGFAAFTAVLLGVPTGFGRPFDLMLAAAAAATLLAAAGYPAAALLSLLGLRLPRLFTACVLASAGAVLVILLSSDIALPAACAAAAAAGAAAAIGGWACGLIRIGRRLPGLALLAALAGALLLIPGGPAFQAGFPAESGADDRDDAGGIAAAGTVAPLTAPNPGLPGAYAYRSFTYGSGSDRHRPEFGAQAELISEPADASSYTSGWTRLRTWFWGFGPDALPLNGRVWMPEGEGPFPLVLIVHGNHSMEDFSDTGYAYLGELLASRGFIAVSLDENFLNYSAWSDIPDNDYKLRAWIILKHLEQLAEYSDTPGNPFFGKIDYSRTALIGHSRGGQAAAMAADAGRWFSADPVLLSSERYRISAIAALAPTDQTVDGEKAELQDISYLTLQGAHDGDVHNFDGDRQYIRTFYLQGSSAFKSSLYIGGANHSQFNTSWGLYDLSPPAGLFLNRSDIMEGEEQRRIAKVYVSAFLETSLHGNRAYAGLFQDYRSGLAWLPAGTSYFNRYEDGTLALIAGFDEDRDSGTASLGASAAYAGLRLSEETVKNREGGSKDTYGVRLEVTDPDFKSEGYYRLSLQSGPVMDQVLSGAEGLSFSMSNLQGTSDSGAPEIDVELTDTAGAASRVSLSSVMTPLPLPQTRFTRTAWLEKQVAGGKFANSTEAVFQTYRIPVALFRQKNAAFDPAHLKSVTFYLGQKGDAVMLDDIGFYGSQGSTPFSVL; from the coding sequence ATGAATATAGAACTCAGGCTGCCGCCTTCGCCGCCGAAGAGGCGGCGGCACAGACGCGCAGCACAATGGCTGGCGCACCGGCTCCGGGACACGGCGCACTATGATACGCCCTTATGGCGGGGAGCCCTGCTGGGCCCCTGGCTGATCGGCTTCGCCGCGTTCACCGCCGTTCTCCTCGGCGTGCCGACAGGCTTCGGCAGGCCCTTCGACCTGATGCTCGCGGCTGCGGCGGCCGCGACCCTGCTGGCGGCCGCCGGCTATCCCGCCGCCGCGCTTCTGTCGCTGCTGGGCCTGCGGCTTCCCCGCCTGTTCACCGCCTGCGTGCTGGCCAGCGCCGGCGCCGTTCTCGTTATCCTGCTCAGCTCGGATATCGCGCTCCCCGCCGCCTGCGCAGCCGCAGCCGCCGCAGGGGCTGCAGCCGCAATCGGCGGCTGGGCCTGCGGCCTCATCCGCATAGGACGGCGGCTGCCGGGCCTGGCGCTCCTGGCCGCGCTTGCCGGCGCCCTCCTCCTGATTCCCGGAGGGCCGGCCTTTCAGGCCGGTTTCCCTGCGGAATCCGGCGCGGATGACAGAGACGATGCGGGCGGCATCGCAGCCGCCGGCACCGTGGCCCCGCTGACGGCGCCCAACCCCGGATTGCCCGGAGCGTACGCTTACCGCAGTTTCACCTATGGCAGCGGGTCCGACCGGCACCGGCCCGAATTTGGCGCGCAGGCAGAGCTGATCTCGGAGCCGGCTGACGCCTCTTCCTACACGAGCGGATGGACGCGGCTGCGCACCTGGTTCTGGGGGTTCGGCCCGGATGCGCTGCCGCTGAACGGAAGAGTCTGGATGCCGGAAGGCGAAGGGCCATTTCCTCTTGTGCTCATCGTCCACGGCAATCACAGCATGGAGGATTTCTCCGACACCGGGTACGCCTATCTCGGAGAGCTTCTGGCAAGCCGCGGCTTCATTGCCGTATCGCTGGACGAGAATTTCCTGAATTATTCCGCCTGGTCGGACATTCCGGACAATGACTACAAGCTCCGGGCCTGGATCATCCTGAAGCATCTGGAGCAGCTTGCGGAGTATAGCGATACGCCGGGCAATCCGTTCTTCGGCAAGATTGATTATTCCCGGACCGCTCTGATCGGGCACAGCCGGGGCGGCCAGGCTGCGGCTATGGCAGCCGATGCCGGGCGCTGGTTTAGTGCCGATCCCGTGCTGCTCTCATCGGAGCGTTACCGGATCTCGGCCATAGCCGCTCTGGCCCCGACCGACCAGACGGTGGACGGAGAGAAGGCCGAGCTGCAAGATATCAGCTATTTGACGCTGCAGGGTGCCCATGACGGAGACGTCCATAATTTCGATGGTGACCGGCAATATATCCGGACCTTCTACTTGCAAGGCAGCTCCGCTTTCAAGTCGTCGCTGTATATCGGCGGGGCGAACCACAGCCAGTTCAATACCAGTTGGGGCCTGTATGATCTGTCACCGCCCGCCGGCCTGTTTCTAAACCGGAGCGATATTATGGAAGGCGAAGAGCAGCGGCGGATCGCCAAGGTATATGTCTCCGCCTTCCTGGAGACATCGCTGCACGGCAACCGAGCCTATGCCGGACTATTTCAGGATTACCGCAGCGGACTGGCATGGCTTCCCGCCGGGACGTCCTATTTCAACCGCTACGAGGACGGCACGCTGGCCTTGATTGCCGGCTTTGACGAAGACCGGGATTCCGGTACGGCCAGCCTTGGGGCCTCGGCAGCTTACGCCGGGCTTCGCCTTAGTGAGGAGACCGTCAAGAACCGGGAGGGCGGAAGCAAAGACACCTACGGTGTTCGGCTGGAGGTCACGGACCCGGATTTCAAATCGGAGGGATATTACCGTCTTTCGCTTCAATCGGGGCCTGTTATGGATCAGGTGCTGTCGGGAGCGGAAGGCTTATCCTTCTCCATGTCCAATTTGCAGGGAACGTCTGACTCCGGCGCTCCGGAAATTGATGTTGAGCTTACCGATACCGCCGGCGCCGCCTCCCGGGTGTCACTGTCGTCGGTCATGACGCCGCTGCCTCTCCCCCAAACCCGGTTTACTCGCACCGCATGGCTGGAGAAGCAGGTCGCAGGCGGCAAATTCGCCAACTCCACCGAAGCCGTGTTTCAAACCTACCGGATTCCGGTCGCGCTCTTCCGGCAGAAGAACGCCGCCTTCGACCCGGCACATCTGAAATCCGTCACGTTCTACCTGGGGCAGAAGGGCGATGCCGTTATGCTTGATGATATCGGCTTTTACGGCAGCCAGGGATCAACGCCATTCAGCGTCCTTTAG
- a CDS encoding YezD family protein has translation MAKPLKVDGIWLERIAGLLDDMEFGSLHIVVHEGQIVQMERTERKRFENTPARHSGDAGGRRQDARAAGRG, from the coding sequence ATGGCTAAACCGCTGAAGGTAGACGGGATTTGGCTCGAGAGAATTGCGGGGCTGTTGGACGACATGGAATTCGGTTCTCTGCACATCGTAGTCCATGAGGGTCAGATTGTGCAGATGGAACGTACGGAGCGTAAGCGGTTCGAGAATACCCCTGCTAGGCACAGCGGGGATGCCGGAGGACGGCGTCAAGACGCTCGCGCCGCTGGAAGAGGATAG
- the comX gene encoding competence pheromone ComX yields the protein MLKELIHSLMKDSAAAHRVKNGQLEIAGISEIERRALTDALAADRGVMKAEELGVWNSVAESSAIKAL from the coding sequence ATGTTAAAAGAACTGATCCATAGCTTAATGAAGGATTCTGCCGCAGCCCATCGTGTTAAGAACGGCCAGTTGGAGATTGCCGGAATCAGTGAAATCGAACGGAGAGCGCTGACCGATGCGCTCGCAGCCGACCGCGGAGTCATGAAGGCTGAAGAACTGGGAGTCTGGAACTCCGTTGCAGAATCGTCTGCCATCAAAGCGCTGTAA
- a CDS encoding MerR family transcriptional regulator produces the protein MKIQTLARITGLSAPAIRYYEKEGLLDERHVRREANNYREYTEEAAEHLLTIRRIQSAGFTLAELRELIRENDAYGLSLPRTIDLLQEKISEIGRKQAELEQVQGLLSRMLRNKLARLESGRGAPGDDLFQGR, from the coding sequence GTGAAAATTCAGACATTGGCCCGCATAACCGGTCTCAGCGCGCCGGCCATCCGTTATTACGAGAAGGAAGGACTGCTGGATGAGCGCCATGTCCGGCGGGAAGCGAACAACTACCGCGAATATACGGAAGAAGCCGCAGAGCATCTTCTGACAATCAGGAGAATCCAGTCGGCGGGATTTACGCTGGCGGAACTTAGGGAACTGATCCGGGAGAATGATGCTTACGGGCTGTCTCTGCCTAGGACTATAGATCTCCTGCAGGAGAAGATCTCGGAAATCGGCAGGAAGCAGGCCGAGCTGGAGCAGGTTCAAGGGCTGCTCTCCCGGATGCTCCGGAACAAGCTCGCCCGGCTGGAATCGGGACGCGGAGCGCCGGGAGATGACCTCTTCCAAGGCCGTTAG
- the cysW gene encoding sulfate ABC transporter permease subunit CysW — MAGTVPLRASRGEARVSSAASESSAVKWLLIGAAGLVLIWLIVLPLILVLTEALKQGWDVYWAALKDPDAASALKMTLLVAGITVPLNTVFGVVAAWAVTKFKFRGKGLLITLIDLPFAVSPVIGGLIFVLVFGAHGWFGPWLAAHDIKIVFALPGIVLATLFVTFPFVARELIPLMEDQGTQEEEAALTLGARGWQIFFRVTLPNIKWGLLYGIILCNARAMGEFGAVSVVSGHIRGETNTLPLHVEILYNEYQFSASFAVASLLLLLALVTMLIKSWLERKNLK, encoded by the coding sequence ATGGCAGGAACTGTACCGCTTCGCGCTTCGCGGGGCGAAGCCCGCGTCTCTTCCGCTGCAAGCGAATCGTCGGCGGTGAAATGGCTGCTGATCGGGGCGGCGGGACTGGTGCTGATCTGGCTGATCGTGCTGCCGCTCATTCTGGTGCTCACCGAAGCGCTGAAGCAGGGCTGGGACGTATACTGGGCCGCTCTGAAAGATCCGGACGCAGCCTCCGCCTTGAAGATGACGCTGCTAGTCGCCGGCATTACGGTGCCGCTGAACACGGTATTCGGCGTGGTGGCGGCCTGGGCGGTCACCAAATTCAAATTTCGCGGCAAGGGACTGCTTATCACGCTGATCGACCTTCCCTTTGCCGTATCGCCGGTCATCGGCGGCCTGATCTTTGTTCTCGTCTTCGGCGCCCACGGCTGGTTCGGTCCATGGCTTGCCGCTCATGACATTAAGATCGTATTCGCACTGCCGGGCATTGTGCTGGCCACGCTGTTTGTGACGTTTCCATTCGTAGCCCGGGAATTGATTCCTCTGATGGAGGACCAGGGAACGCAGGAGGAGGAAGCGGCGCTGACGCTGGGAGCCAGAGGCTGGCAAATATTCTTCCGCGTAACGCTGCCGAATATCAAATGGGGCCTCCTGTACGGCATTATTCTGTGCAACGCCCGGGCCATGGGCGAATTCGGCGCCGTTTCGGTCGTCTCGGGCCATATCCGGGGAGAGACGAACACGCTGCCGCTGCATGTTGAAATTCTGTACAACGAGTACCAGTTCTCGGCCTCTTTTGCCGTCGCTTCTCTGCTGCTGTTGCTGGCGCTGGTGACGATGCTGATCAAAAGCTGGCTGGAGCGGAAAAATCTCAAGTAA
- a CDS encoding patatin-like phospholipase family protein has protein sequence MRDFIQPKAGTRAVVLGGGGVTGMAWEIGVMLGLSEAEVDLGKADAIFGTSAGSFAGAALASGSNLLELFAAQSEPAEAEIPASAGAKVRESWRNAFITGGSDPEKVGLAFGELAKRFPAPVPPELRRRAVQARLKAEEWPEKLRVTAIEADTGELHVLGKESGLSLIDAVSASGAVPGIWPIVHADGRAWIDGGMVSPANARLAQGYERIVILAPMPGGYGLIPGAAEEAAAMERASKVSLIVPDANSAKAIGPNPYDPSRRGPAAIAGREQGSGLAEAVRRMW, from the coding sequence ATGCGTGATTTCATACAGCCGAAGGCCGGGACGCGTGCAGTGGTCTTGGGCGGCGGCGGGGTGACGGGAATGGCCTGGGAGATCGGCGTGATGCTGGGCCTGTCCGAGGCCGAGGTTGATCTCGGGAAGGCAGATGCGATATTCGGAACATCGGCGGGCTCTTTTGCCGGAGCCGCGCTGGCTTCCGGCAGCAATCTGCTGGAGCTGTTCGCCGCCCAGTCGGAACCGGCAGAAGCGGAAATTCCGGCATCCGCCGGGGCTAAGGTCCGGGAGAGCTGGCGGAACGCTTTTATCACGGGAGGAAGCGATCCGGAGAAGGTCGGACTTGCCTTTGGAGAACTGGCCAAGCGGTTCCCTGCTCCAGTGCCTCCCGAGCTTCGCCGCAGGGCGGTACAGGCCCGGCTGAAAGCGGAGGAATGGCCGGAGAAGCTCCGGGTAACCGCCATTGAGGCGGATACCGGAGAGCTTCATGTCCTCGGCAAGGAATCGGGCCTGTCCCTGATTGATGCGGTAAGCGCAAGCGGCGCAGTTCCGGGAATATGGCCGATTGTGCATGCTGACGGCAGGGCATGGATTGACGGAGGCATGGTCTCTCCGGCCAATGCGCGCCTGGCGCAAGGATATGAGCGAATCGTGATTCTCGCTCCGATGCCCGGCGGATACGGCTTGATCCCGGGGGCGGCTGAGGAAGCGGCGGCCATGGAGCGGGCTTCGAAGGTGAGCCTGATCGTTCCGGATGCGAATAGCGCCAAAGCGATCGGTCCGAATCCGTACGATCCAAGCCGAAGAGGTCCGGCTGCGATTGCCGGGAGAGAGCAGGGCAGTGGGCTTGCCGAAGCCGTGCGGCGGATGTGGTAA
- a CDS encoding sulfate ABC transporter substrate-binding protein gives MKKGWRKGLLTGVALLLTTGLAACGGNNSENGASASAKASAGAASAAPAASAAASTAPVSKDPVELLNVSYDPTRELYESYNKAFSAYWEKEHGQKVTIKQSHGGSGKQSRSVQDGLEADVVTLALGYDIDALEKAGLINSGWQSKYDHNSSPYTSTIVFLVRKGNPKGIKDWSDLLKDDVQVITPNPKTSGGARWNFLAAWGYALDHNNNDEAKAQEFVKNLYTHVPVLDSGARGSTTTFVERGLGDVLIAWENEAYLSVNELGKDKFDIVYPSESILAEPPVAVVDKVVDKKGTREVAEAYLKYLYSEEGQKIAAENYYRPTLDSVKEEYKSKFPEIKLFTLADKFGTWKETQEKFFNDGGVFDKIYVPGK, from the coding sequence ATGAAAAAAGGATGGAGAAAAGGATTGCTGACGGGAGTCGCGCTGCTGCTTACGACGGGGCTTGCGGCTTGCGGCGGAAACAATTCAGAGAACGGCGCATCGGCATCGGCCAAGGCTTCCGCGGGTGCGGCCAGCGCGGCTCCTGCGGCATCGGCGGCGGCGTCGACAGCTCCGGTCTCGAAGGATCCGGTAGAGCTGCTGAACGTATCCTATGACCCAACGCGCGAACTGTACGAAAGCTACAACAAAGCCTTCTCGGCTTATTGGGAGAAAGAACACGGACAAAAAGTAACGATCAAGCAGTCGCATGGCGGTTCCGGCAAGCAGAGCCGTTCCGTTCAGGACGGACTGGAAGCCGACGTAGTGACGCTGGCGCTGGGATATGATATCGACGCCCTGGAGAAGGCCGGACTGATCAACTCGGGCTGGCAGAGCAAATACGATCACAACAGTTCGCCTTACACCTCGACCATCGTGTTCCTGGTCCGCAAGGGAAATCCGAAAGGCATCAAGGACTGGTCGGATCTGCTGAAGGATGATGTGCAGGTCATTACGCCGAATCCGAAGACCTCGGGCGGAGCCCGCTGGAACTTCCTGGCGGCATGGGGCTACGCGCTGGATCATAACAACAATGACGAAGCTAAAGCCCAGGAATTCGTCAAGAACCTGTATACGCATGTGCCTGTGCTGGACAGCGGAGCTCGCGGATCGACTACAACCTTCGTGGAACGGGGGCTTGGAGACGTGCTGATCGCCTGGGAGAACGAAGCTTATCTCTCGGTGAACGAGCTTGGCAAGGATAAGTTTGATATCGTCTATCCGTCGGAGAGCATTTTGGCGGAGCCGCCGGTAGCCGTCGTCGATAAGGTGGTCGACAAGAAGGGCACACGCGAGGTCGCGGAAGCTTATCTGAAATACCTGTACAGCGAAGAAGGCCAGAAAATCGCGGCCGAGAACTACTACCGTCCGACGCTGGACAGCGTAAAGGAAGAATACAAATCCAAGTTCCCGGAAATCAAGCTGTTCACGCTGGCTGACAAATTCGGAACCTGGAAGGAAACGCAGGAGAAGTTCTTTAACGACGGCGGTGTCTTCGACAAGATCTACGTTCCCGGCAAGTAA
- a CDS encoding NAD(P)-dependent oxidoreductase yields the protein MKIVLFGASGTIGRAILAEALKRKHEVTAAVRRPESLDVQHNGLLTLPADLLRPEEVASAASGHEAAISAYGPAFGAEGELLEVARSLTEGLKKAGVSRLIVVGGAGSLKNDDGERLMDAEDFPEEIRPLAAAHADAYEIYAKSGLEYTYASPAAFISPGRRTGQFRIGLDRLVVDENGRSEISTEDYAAAIIDEVEEGNFIGARFTVGY from the coding sequence ATGAAAATCGTACTGTTCGGCGCATCCGGCACTATCGGCCGCGCCATTCTGGCGGAAGCACTGAAGCGGAAGCATGAAGTTACGGCGGCGGTCCGCCGCCCCGAATCGCTGGACGTTCAGCATAACGGTCTATTGACGCTGCCAGCCGATCTGCTGAGACCTGAGGAAGTAGCCTCGGCTGCGTCCGGACATGAGGCGGCGATCAGCGCCTATGGTCCGGCGTTCGGAGCGGAAGGGGAGCTGCTGGAGGTTGCCCGCTCGCTGACGGAGGGGCTGAAGAAAGCCGGAGTCTCCAGGCTCATCGTAGTCGGAGGAGCGGGCAGCCTGAAGAACGACGACGGCGAGCGGCTGATGGATGCGGAGGATTTCCCGGAGGAAATCCGTCCTCTGGCCGCGGCTCATGCCGACGCCTACGAGATTTACGCCAAGTCGGGACTGGAGTATACGTATGCCAGTCCGGCGGCGTTTATCTCGCCGGGGCGGCGGACGGGACAATTCCGCATCGGCCTTGACCGGCTTGTCGTAGATGAGAACGGCCGAAGCGAAATCAGCACGGAGGACTATGCGGCGGCCATTATCGACGAGGTGGAGGAGGGCAACTTTATCGGGGCCCGCTTCACGGTGGGTTATTGA
- the cysT gene encoding sulfate ABC transporter permease subunit CysT has protein sequence MNVTAKTVRRGTLPGFGLTMGYTVLYLSLVVLIPLAALLFNSTGLTLSKLWDVATDPRVLASYRVSLSTAAAAALADGVLGLLLAWVLARYRFPGKRIFDALIDLPFALPTAVAGVSLTALYSANGWIGSRLEPLGLKIAYTPLGITLALMFIGIPFVVRTVQPVLEDMERDTEEAAATLGAGRWRIFRKVILPELIPPLLTGFALAFARGIGEYGSVVFISGNMPMRTEIAPLLIMSKLEQYDYAGATAVAMLLLLISFLMILVINLLQRWAHNRSR, from the coding sequence ATGAATGTCACTGCCAAAACGGTCCGGCGCGGCACGCTGCCGGGATTCGGACTCACGATGGGCTATACGGTTCTGTATTTGAGTCTCGTTGTACTGATCCCACTGGCGGCGCTGCTGTTCAATTCCACGGGACTGACGCTGTCGAAGCTATGGGACGTGGCGACAGACCCCCGGGTGCTGGCCTCTTACCGGGTCAGCCTATCGACGGCTGCCGCCGCGGCCCTGGCCGACGGAGTGCTGGGCCTGCTCCTGGCCTGGGTGCTGGCGCGCTACCGCTTCCCGGGCAAGCGGATCTTCGACGCCCTGATCGACCTGCCGTTCGCGCTGCCGACGGCGGTCGCGGGCGTGTCGCTGACGGCGCTCTATTCCGCCAACGGCTGGATCGGCTCGAGGCTTGAGCCGCTAGGCCTCAAGATTGCTTATACGCCGCTTGGCATTACACTGGCATTGATGTTCATCGGCATTCCGTTCGTCGTGCGCACCGTTCAGCCCGTGCTGGAGGACATGGAGAGAGACACGGAGGAGGCAGCGGCCACGCTCGGTGCGGGACGCTGGCGGATCTTCCGCAAGGTGATCCTGCCGGAGCTGATTCCGCCGCTGCTCACCGGATTCGCGCTGGCCTTCGCCAGAGGAATCGGCGAATACGGCTCCGTCGTGTTCATCTCGGGAAATATGCCGATGCGCACGGAAATTGCGCCGCTGCTCATTATGTCGAAGCTGGAGCAGTACGATTACGCCGGAGCGACGGCGGTAGCGATGCTTCTGCTGCTGATTTCCTTCTTGATGATTCTGGTCATTAATCTGCTGCAGCGCTGGGCGCATAACCGTTCAAGATGA